One Arabidopsis thaliana ecotype Col-0 mitochondrion, complete genome genomic window, ATTACTTAGGATCAGCTTGCGAATTTGTGGCACCGTAGTAGAATCATTACCAATGGCACGCTGTGCGCCTAAGTGCGAAAAGACAGTGCAAGCTTTGTTATGCCGAAACCTAAATGTTAAGTCAGCAACACTTACAAATGCCACTTCTTCCCGTCGCATCCGTTTTCAGGACGATCTAGTCACAAAGTTTTACACCTTAGTGGGGAAGCAATTTGCCTACTCTTGTATCTCGAAAGCAGAAAGAGTAGAATTCATTCGAGAGAGCTTGGTGGTCTTAAGAATGGTTCGGGGGGGGGGTTTCTCTTAAGAATAAAGAAGAGGAATTGAATCTAATTGATGTTCATGCTCTCAGAAGAGCGGATCCAATACCAAGACTACTTCTTTCTCAGGAAGTGCAGCAAGTACTTGAGGAATTTTGGGATATCATGCCCCACGAATTAGTTGCCAAGTGCGCCCTAGTAGGGCAGTCTACCACAAGATCGAGTTGGAGCCTGGAGCCAAACCCCCAACTATTTAGACTGGGGCTATGGGTTAAGCGGATGGCCCCCCAACTAGCATCTATTAGTTAAGGGGATTGGTTGAACTCAGGAATAAATTTCAGGAACTCATGGAGGCCTTATTTTGATTCCAGCCTCCAAGGCAGTTTTTCCCTATATTGATTGCCTGCTGGGAAAAGGTTGGGGAGCCCCTTTCCAGAAAAAGCGGGAGCCTTGTGCATTGATTATCGGGCGCTCAACAAGGTAACCTAACTATCAAAAACAAGTATCCACTTTTATTGCAGACTTCTTCGCCCGCGCGAGATACTTCTCGAAGTTGGATCTATGGCCGGGCGGGATACTACCAGGTGCGTATCGCGGAAGGAGACGAGCCAAAGACGACCTGTGTGACAAGCAAGCAACCTTACTAATAAAGGGGCCCTTTCTGGCTCGTTAGCGCCCCCCTACCCCTATTATATTAGTTAGCCCTCCTTCCTTTACTCTTGGTACCTAGACACTTTGAATCAAGGCTACGCCCCGGGTCCCTTAGTTCAAGCTCCATCCCACATCCATTTGCCCAAACGACGAATAAGCTGCGAAAGAATGAGCTCCTGTCGCAATTGAAGAAAGAATATGCTGCTAGTCTTTTAGCCACAGACGCTCTTGAGTCAATCTCAGCTGTGGTCCTATCAGCTCAACCAGTTGCCGGTCTTGTTTGCGTAGTAAATGGTTTTGGCGGAATACGGTGTTTGAGAGTAAGCTGCTATTCAAAAATCTGGTCTGTCTGTAAGCAATTACCTTTCCTGGCTTGCTTTAGTCGGTGACTCTATGCCCTCTTCCTTCCGCTTGCCACCTTGATCTAGCCCTCTCGCTTGACTGACACATGGAACTCTAAGCTTCAAGTGACACATCCATCTCAGTCAAACATCTCTACCACTTTATGCATCTAATTCATTCCAGGGTTGGGTCATTATAACCATTTGATCGACAGAATGGGTGGGAAGATGGAGTGAAGTTAGTTTTTCGATAGCTTCCATCGTTCCAGGGTTCGAAGGTCTGGATCCAAAGTCAGATAAGAATGTTTTGCTAATGCGGCCAAGGACAAAAAGAATGGAAAATGATTTCTGTACTAAAGATCTCAATTCAATAGGGGATTCATTTCCGAGATACAAATTGGGTTATTCCGCTTGTTGAAAAACAAGACCGAAAAAGAAGCTACCTCCTTCCGTGCGCCCCTCACTTCCTATCTTCAGATGGACAGTGAACCAA contains:
- the atp4 gene encoding ATPase subunit 4, producing MRLSSTNMDARKMLFAAILSICALSSKKILIYNEEMIVALCFIGFIIFSRKSLGTTFKVTLDGRIQAIQEELQQFPNPNEVVLLESNEQQRLLRISLRICGTVVESLPMARCAPKCEKTVQALLCRNLNVKLATLTNAISSRRIRFQDDLVTKFYTLVGKQFAYSCISKAERVEFIRESLVVLRMVRGGGFS